The following proteins are encoded in a genomic region of Brachypodium distachyon strain Bd21 chromosome 1, Brachypodium_distachyon_v3.0, whole genome shotgun sequence:
- the LOC100824216 gene encoding peroxisomal acyl-coenzyme A oxidase 1 isoform X1 produces the protein MAAADGGEADHLAGERATAQFDVDGMKVAWAGSRHAVEVNDRMARLVASDPVFRKDTRTMLPRKELFKDTLKKAAHAWKRIVELRLTEEEANLLRLYVDQPGYVDLHWGMFVPAIKGQGTEEQQKKWLPMAYKFQIIGCYAQTELGHGSNVQGLETTATFDPSTDEFVVHSPTLTSSKWWPGGLGKASTHAVVYARLITEGKDYGIHGFIVQLRSLEDHSPLPGITLGDIGGKFGSGAYNSMDNGVLRFDHVRIPRDQMLMRLSQVTREGKYVHSNVPKQLLYGTMVYVRQTIVADASKALSRAVCIAVRYSAIRKQFGAQAGGPETQVINYKTQQSRLFPLLASAYAFRFVGEWLKWLYTDVTQKLEAKDFSTLPEAHACTAGLKSVTTSATADAIEECRKLCGGHGYLNSSGLPELFAVYVPACTYEGDNVVLLLQVARFLMKTVSQLASGKQPVGTTAYMGNIQYLMQSKCAVNTAEEWLNPAVIKEVFEARALRMAVNCAQNISKAPSQEEGFSELSPDLLEASVAHVQLIIVTKFIEKLQQDIPGHGVKDQLQNLCNIYALHLLHKHLGDFLSTGCVTAKQGALANEQLGKLYAAVRPNAVALVDAFDYTDHYLGSVLGRYDGDVYPALYQEAWKDPLNDTVVPDGYHEHLRPLLKQQLKLSRL, from the exons atggcggcggcggacggaggGGAAGCGGACCACCTCGCCGGCGAGAGGGCCACGGCGCAGTTCGACGTCGACGGCATGAAGGTCGCCTGGGCAGGCTCCCGCCACGCCGTCGAGGTCAACGACCGCATGGCACGCCTCGTCGCCTCCGACCCG GTGTTCCGCAAGGATACCAGGACGATGCTCCCCAGGAAGGAGCTGTTCAAGGACACGCTCAAAAAGGCCGCACATGCGTGGAAGCGCATCGTCGAGCTACGTCTTACAG AAGAGGAAGCAAATTTGCTGAGGCTATACGTGGACCAGCCTGGTTATGTTGATCTGCATTGG GGCATGTTTGTTCCTGCTATAAAAGGGCAAGGCACTGAAGAGCAGCAGAAGAAGTGGTTACCAATGGCCTACAAGTTCCAAATTATTGGATGCTATGCTCAGACTGAACTCGGTCACGGTTCAAATGTTCAGGGTCTTGAGACAACTGCCACATTTGATCCAAGTACTGATGAGTTTGTTGTGCACAGCCCAACTCTGACCTCCAGCAAG TGGTGGCCTGGTGGCTTAGGAAAAGCTTCCACTCATGCAGTCGTCTATGCTCGTCTGATAACTGAAGGAAAAGACTATGGCATCCATG GTTTCATTGTGCAGTTGCGAAGCTTAGAGGATCACTCTCCGCTTCCTGGCATTACTCTTGGTGATATTGGTGGAAAATTTGGCAGCGGTGCATATAACAGTATGGATAATGGTGTTCTACGATTTGACCACGTGCGCATCCCAAGGGATCAAATGTTGATGAG GCTGTCGCAAGTCACAAGAGAGGGAAAATACGTCCACTCCAATGTTCCAAAGCAGCTGCTTTATGGGACAATGGTTTACGTTCGTCAAACAATTGTTGCGGATGCTTCCAAGGCTTTGTCCCGTGCTGTTTGCATTGCTGTAAGGTATAGCGCTATCCGAAAGCAGTTTGGTGCTCAAGCTGGTGGCCCTGAGACTCAG GTCATCAATTACAAGACTCAACAGAGCAGGCTCTTTCCTTTGCTGGCTTCAGCTTATGCATTTAGATTTGTGGGTGAGTGGCTGAAGTGGTTATACACTGATGTCACACAAAAGCTTGAAGCTAAGGATTTCTCAACACTGCCCGAGGCTCATGCCTGTACTGCTGGGCTGAAGTCTGTGACAACATCTGCAACAGCT GATGCAATTGAAGAATGCCGAAAGCTCTGTGGTGGACATGGTTACCTGAACAGCAGTGGGCTTCCTGAATTGTTTGCAGTCTATGTTCCTGCTTGCACTTATGAAGGAGACAATGTCGTTTTGCTTTTGCAG GTTGCAAGGTTTCTAATGAAGACTGTTTCTCAACTGGCTTCTGGGAAGCAACCTGTTGGGACAACAGCTTACATGGGCAACATACAATATTTGATGCAATCCAAATGTGCTGTAAATACAG CTGAAGAATGGCTTAATCCTGCTGTCATAAAAGAGGTATTTGAAGCTAGGGCTCTGAGGATGGCGGTAAATTGTGCCCAGAACATAAGCAAGGCACCAAGCCAAGAAGAAG GTTTCTCTGAGCTGTCCCCTGATTTGCTCGAGGCTTCCGTGGCTCACGTGCAGTTGATTATTGTGACCAA GTTCATCGAGAAACTGCAGCAGGACATCCCAGGGCATGGCGTGAAGGACCAGCTCCAGAACCTCTGCAACATCTATGCTCTCCACCTTCTCCACAAGCACCTGGGTGACTTCCTCTCGACGGGCTGCGTCACGGCCAAGCAGGGCGCGCTGGCGAACGAGCAGCTTGGAAAGCTCTACGCCGCGGTGCGCCCCAACGCGGTGGCGCTGGTGGACGCGTTCGACTACACAGACCACTACCTGGGGTCTGTCCTGGGGCGGTACGACGGCGACGTGTACCCGGCGCTGTACCAGGAGGCGTGGAAGGACCCCCTGAACGACACGGTGGTGCCCGACGGGTACCACGAGCACCTCCGGCCGCTGCTCAAGCAGCAGCTCAAGCTCTCCAGGCTATAA
- the LOC100842303 gene encoding uncharacterized acetyltransferase At3g50280 produces MAVRVLSTRTVRPPPPETPCSPRLRIIPLASWDVAMLSCNYIQKGLLFSPPPPSMSSTAALVQHLAAALSETLADYYPVAGRFVTDKHHDSSVGCSVSIDCARQGVEVIHAVADGVSMADVIPPDADVPPVVESFFPLNGAVCHDGHELPLFAAQITELAHDGTVFLGFACNHALADGAAFWDFLNAWAQISRSGSPPPSSRRRPLLDRWSPSAAKPIVLPCGDVADLIDRSPPPGPPLRSRMLRFSADTLAALKNRARTELLASGDAAGAEALTRFQALSSLMWRCITRARNNHTLPPETETKSTTTCRAAINNRGRLHPPLPPEYFGNCIDAVSTDSVSSSDLLLLGHGWAAAAVGRSVAAHTDEDIRARVAAWVESPVVYTARWYDPRGTFMGSSPRFDMYGCDFGWGKPAAVRSGKANKVDGRVSLYPGREGGMDAEVSLTPEHMAALELDHEFWAAVLPEPGGKAKA; encoded by the coding sequence atggcggtGCGGGTGCTCTCCACGCGCACGGTcaggccaccgccgccggagacgcCATGCTCGCCGCGGCTGCGCATCATCCCGCTGGCGTCATGGGACGTGGCCATGCTCTCCTGCAACTACATCCAGAAAGGCCTCCTCTTTTCCCCACCACCGCCATCCATGTCGTCCACGGCGGCCCTCGTCCAACACCTCGCCGCGGCACTGTCCGAAACGCTCGCCGACTACTACCCCGTCGCCGGCCGCTTCGTCACCGACAAGCACCACGACTCCAGCGTCGGCTGCTCTGTCTCCATCGACTGCGCCAGGCAAGGCGTCGAGGTCAtccacgccgtcgccgacggGGTCTCCATGGCCGACGTCATCCCGCCGGACGCCGACGTGCCACCCGTGGTCGAGTCTTTCTTCCCGCTCAACGGCGCCGTCTGCCACGACGGCCACGAGCTCCCCCTCTTCGCCGCCCAGATCACCGAGCTCGCCCACGACGGCACCGTCTTCCTCGGCTTCGCCTGCAACCACGCGCTCGCCGACGGCGCGGCCTTCTGGGACTTCCTCAACGCCTGGGCCCAAATCTCCCGCTCCGgcagcccgccgccgtcttctcgcCGGCGCCCCTTGCTGGACCGTTGGTCGCCATCAGCGGCGAAGCCCATCGTGCTGCCGTGCGGCGACGTGGCGGACCTCATCGACCGCTCCCCACCCCCAGGGCCGCCGCTGCGGTCGCGGATGCTGCGCTTCTCGGCTGACACCCTGGCGGCGCTCAAGAACCGCGCCCGCACAGAGCTCCTGGCCTCCGGGGATGCCGCCGGCGCGGAAGCCCTGACGCGGTTCCAGGCCCTGAGCTCCCTCATGTGGCGCTGCATCACCCGCGCCCGGAACAACCACACCCTTccgccggagacggagacgaAGAGTACCACGACGTGCCGCGCGGCCATCAACAACCGCGGCCGGCTTcacccgccgctgccgccggagtaCTTCGGGAACTGCATCGATGCCGTCAGCACGGACTCCGTGAGCTCCTCGGACCTGCTGCTTCTGGGACAcgggtgggcggcggcggcggtggggcgtTCGGTGGCGGCGCACACGGACGAGGATATCAGGGCGCGGGTGGCGGCGTGGGTGGAGAGTCCCGTGGTGTACACGGCGAGGTGGTACGACCCGCGTGGGACGTTCATGGGGAGCTCGCCGCGGTTTGACATGTATGGGTGTGACTTTGGGTGggggaagccggcggcggtgaggagCGGCAAGGCTAATAAGGTCGACGGGAGGGTGTCGCTGTACCCTGGACGGGAAGGCGGCATGGACGCCGAGGTGTCCTTAACCCCGGAGCACATGGCGGCGCTCGAGTTGGACCACGAGTTCTGGGCAGCCGTCTTGCCGGAGCCGGGGGGGAAAGCGAAAGCCTGA
- the LOC100825132 gene encoding uncharacterized protein At4g28440: MSTARRPYNNRRPSGGGPLPQPNNNINNNGPRPAPAAAAVPAEPAKPGQLRKPVFTTVDQLLPQTQGHTLTARVVSARTVLDKGPAAPSHLRRTRVAECLVGDHTGSVLFTARNNQIEMLKPGNTVIFRNARIDMFKGTMRLAVDKWGRIEVIEDPIGFKVNEDNNVSKVEYELVDVSDKHD, from the exons AtgtcgacggcgaggcgcCCTTACAACAACCGCcgccccagcggcggcggccctctGCCACAGCCCAACAACAACATCAACAACAACGGGCCCCGTcccgccccggccgccgccgccgtccccgcggaGCCGGCCAAGCCAGGGCAGCTGCGCAAGCCCGTCTTCACCACCGTCGACCAGCTCCTGCCGCAGACGCAGGGCCACACCCTCACGGCCCGCGTCGTCTCCGCCCGCACCGTCCTCGACAagggccccgccgccccctcccACCTCCGCCGCACCCGCGTCGCCGAGTGCCTCGTCGGCGACCACACCGGCTCCGTCCTCTTCACCGCCCGCAACAACCAGA TTGAGATGTTAAAGCCAGGCAACACGGTGATCTTCCGCAACGCCAGGATCGACATGTTCAAGGGTACGATGAGGCTGGCGGTGGACAAGTGGGGCCGGATCGAGGTGATTGAGGATCCCATAGGCTTCAAGGTGAACGAGGACAACAACGTGTCGAAGGTGGAGTACGAGCTGGTGGACGTGTCGGACAAGCATGACTGA
- the LOC100824521 gene encoding glutaminyl-peptide cyclotransferase, with the protein MTSGSRRRPPPPRRRATMPPTPMSISAPSASPPPLYRRRRVIAAAAAALAALLILLAAAAFWHPDPLPAALLRRIPEPAKASMPSTRFYSFDLVREYPHDPYAFTQGLLYGGNNTLFESTGLYDRSSVRQVDLQTGKVLVQHQMDGHMFGEGLTLLGDRLFQVTWLKKDGFIYDRHNFSNRESFTHKMLDGWGLATDGKVLFGSDGTSKLYQLDPKSLEVTKTVTVKYQDSEIPYLNELEYINGEVWANVWQTDCIARVSHEDGLVVSWIFLHELRRQLSRSGNMDIDVLNGIAWDEEKQRLFVTGKLWPKLYEIKLRLVDGPPDGSVEKLCPKPRLYR; encoded by the exons ATGACCTCCGGCTCCCGAcggaggcccccgccgcctcgccgccgcgccaccaTGCCACCCACCCCCATGTCCATATCCGCCCCCAGcgcctccccgccgcctctctaccggcgccgccgggtcatcgcagccgccgccgccgcacttgCCGcgctcctcatcctcctcgccgccgccgcattctGGCACCCTGACCCCCTACCGGCggcgctcctccgccgcatccCGGAACCGGCGAAGGCCTCCATGCCCTCCACCAGGTTCTACTCGTTCGACCTGGTCCGCGAGTACCCCCACGATCCCTACGCCTTCACCCAG GGTCTCTTGTATGGGGGAAACAACACTCTTTTCGAGTCCACTGGCCTTTATGACAGG TCATCGGTCCGACAGGTTGATCTTCAAACTGGAAAA GTTTTAGTTCAGCACCAAATGGATGGACATATGTTTGGAGAAGGTCTAACACTTCTTGGTGACAG ATTATTTCAAGTTACTTGGTTGAAGAAGGATGGATTTATATACGATCGACATAACTTCAGCAAT CGTGAGAGTTTTACCCATAAAATGCTTGACGGGTGGGGCCTCGCTACTGATGGAAAGGTTCTATTTGGAAGTGATGGTACCTCAAAGTTGTACCAGCTGGATCCAAAATCACTTGAAG TCACGAAGACGGTGACCGTGAAATATCAAGATAGTGAAATTCCCTATCTTAATGAACTGGAGTATATAAATGGTGAAGTATGGGCAAATGTCTGGCAG ACAGATTGCATAGCTAGAGTTTCACATGAAGATGGCCTAGTTGTGAGCTGGATCTTTCTTCATGAGCTTAG GAGACAATTATCGAGGTCTGGCAATATG GATATTGATGTTTTGAATGGTATAGCTTGggatgaagaaaaacaaagattgTTTG TGACCGGAAAATTGTGGCCAAAGCTTTATGAGATTAAGCTACGCCTGGTGGACGGCCCCCCAGATGGATCCGTAGAGAAACTATGCCCAAAGCCAAGATTATATCGCTGA
- the LOC100842002 gene encoding glycine--tRNA ligase, chloroplastic/mitochondrial 2 translates to MAAPLFLLSPPAAHRLITPSALTSPPNPTRLSRPRHRLRLRRRRRLLLSARSDSDGAAPTALSFSSSSSSTGEGSSPSALTFQQAIQRLQEYWASVGCAVMQCSNTEVGAGTMNPLTFLRVLGPEPWNVAYVEPSVRPDDSRYGDNPNRLQRHTQFQVILKPDPGNSQDLFLHSLSALGITVHEHDIRFVEDNWESPVLGAWGLGWEVWMDGMEITQFTYFQQSGSLPLLPVSVEITYGLERILMSLQGVDHFKKIQYTEGITYGELFLENEKEMSAYYLEHANVDHIQKHFDNFEEEARSLLSLGLPIPAYDQVLKASHAFNILDSRGFVGVTERARYFGRMRSLARQCSQLWLKTREDIGYPLGTYQEANLISPHVSEKLSEKEVLGQPQVFVLEIGTEELPPHDVIEATEQLEKSLVQMLGKRRLSHGKVHSYGTPRRLTVVVENLSMKQLEEEVELRGPPVAKAFDQEGKPSKAAEGFCRKNNVPIDCLYRRIDGKTEYIYARVKESARYADEVLSEDLPTIISGISFPKSMRWNSNIVFSRPIRWILALHGDVVVPFSFAGISSGSQSCGLRNSSLANFKVETAESYLCTVEKAGVLIDMQDRKAKILDDSSMLAEGVDGAFIAPDSLLQEVVNLVEAPVPILGRYDDSFLELPKDVLITVMQKHQKYFPVTSKSTGNLLPYFITVANGFISEEVVRKGNEAVIRARYEDAKFFYKMDTQKNLSEFRDQLRSILFHEKLGTMLDKMTRVENVVAELTLVLGINDKLIPVIKDAAALAMSDLATSIVTEFTSLAGIMARHYALRDGLPEQVAEALFEITLPRFSGDVFPKTDAGIVLAVADRLDSLVGLFGAGCQPSSSNDPFGLRRVSYGLVQILVENKMNFDLTKALTLVAEVQPIRIDSDVINEVVQFVTRRLEQLLVDEGINCEIVRSVLIERANCPYLASQTAAEMEAFSTTEFFPKIVEAYSRPTRIIRGKQIESALEVDESVFEKDEEKALWTSYLKVADKIHPGVDVRTFAEASLLLIQPLEDFFNNVFVMAEDEKIRNNRLALLEKIAGLTKGIADLSVLPGF, encoded by the exons atggcggctcccctcttcctcctctccccgcccgccgcgcACCGGCTAATCACCCCCTCCGCCCTCACCTCTCCTCCTAACCCGACCCGCCTCTCccgcccgcgccaccgcctccgcctccgccgccgccgccgacttcTACTATCTGCCCGCTCCGATTCCGATGGGGCGGCCCCGACAGCACTCtctttttcctcctcctcctcctccaccggcgaGGGAAGCTCCCCGTCGGCTCTGACCTTCCAGCAGGCAATCCAGCGGCTGCAGGAGTACTGGGCCTCCGTCGGATGCGCCGTCATGCAATGCAGCAACACCGAGGTCGGAGCAGGGACCATGAACCCTCTCACCTTCCTCAGAGTCCTCGGCCCCGAGCCATGGAACGTCGC TTATGTGGAGCCAAGTGTACGCCCGGACGATAGCAGATACGGCGACAATCCGAACAGGCTTCAGCGCCATACTCAGTTCCAG GTCATTCTGAAGCCCGATCCAGGGAACTCGCAGGATCTCTTTCTGCACAGCCTTTCAGCTTTAG GCATCACTGTTCATGAACATGACATCCGTTTTGTGGAGGACAACTGGGAGAGTCCG GTTCTTGGTGCTTGGGGATTGGGCTGGGAGGTTTGGATGGATGGCATGGAAATCACACAGTTCACATATTTTCAGCAG TCAGGAAGCCTTCCATTGCTGCCGGTTTCTGTCGAAATTACATATGGACTTGAACGTATCCTCATGTCTCTTCAG GGAGTAGATCATTTCAAAAAGATACAATACACTGAAGGAATTACATATGGAGAACTATTCCTTGAGAATGA GAAAGAGATGAGTGCATACTATTTGGAGCATGCAAACGTTGATCACATTCAGAAGCACTTTGACAATTTTGAAGAAGAGGCTCGCTCTTTATTATCACTCGGGCTGCCAATTCCTGC GTATGACCAGGTTCTGAAGGCCTCGCACGCTTTTAATATTCTAGATTCTAGAGGCTTTGTTGGTGTAACTGAGCGTGCGCGATACTTTGGTCGCATGCGGAG tcTTGCTCGTCAATGTTCCCAGCTTTGGCTGAAAACACGAGAGGACATTGGTTATCCATTGGGCACTTACCAAGAGGCTAATCTTATCTCTCCCCATGTCTCTGAAAAGCTTAGTGAAAAG GAAGTACTGGGGCAGCCACAGGTGTTTGTTCTTGAAATAGGAACAGAAGAGTTGCCGCCCCATGATGTGATAGAAGCAACCGAACAA CTTGAGAAATCTCTGGTTCAAATGCTAGGGAAGCGTAGACTGAGCCATGGGAAGGTGCACTCTTATGGGACACCACGGAGATTAACG GTTGTTGTTGAAAATCTTAGTATGAAGCAACTGGAGGAAGAGGTTGAATTACGTGGTCCACCAGTTGCGAAGGCATTTGATCAAGAGGGAAAACCTAGTAAG GCTGCTGAGGGGTTTTGTCGAAAGAATAATGTTCCAATAGATTGTTTATACAGGAGAATTGATG gtAAAACAGAATATATCTATGCTCGTGTCAAAGAGTCTGCACGATATGCTGATGAG GTCCTATCTGAGGATTTACCTACTATAATATCTGGTATTTCATTTCCCAAGTCTATGCGCTGGAACTCCAAT ATTGTGTTTAGTCGTCCAATACGCTGGATCTTGGCACTTCATGGAGATGTTGTTGTGCCATTTTCTTTTGCTGGCATCTCAAG TGGGAGTCAGTCATGTGGCCTACGTAACTCCTCTTTGGCAAATTTTAAG GTGGAAACTGCAGAATCATATCTGTGCACTGTGGAAAAAGCTGGGGTCTTGATTGATATGCAG GACCGCAAAGCAAAAATCCTGGATGACTCTAGTATGTTGGCTGAAGGAGTTGATGGGGCTTTCATTGCACCTGATAGCTTGCTGCAGGAG GTTGTCAATCTTGTGGAGGCACCTGTGCCCATTCTTGGTCGATATGATGATTCCTTCTTAGAACTTCCAAAAGATGTATTGATAACG GTTATGCAGAAACACCAGAAGTATTTCCCTGTAACCTCCAAGTCTACAGGCAATCTGCTACCGTATTTTATTACT GTTGCTAATGGTTTTATTAGTGAAGAAGTGGTCCGCAAAGGGAATGAAGCTGTAATCAG GGCAAGGTATGAGGATGCTAAATTCTTTTATAAGATGGATACACAGAAGAATTTGTCTGAATTTCGAGACCAGCTCAGGAGCATTCTCTTTCAT GAAAAACTTGGTACAATGCTGGACAAAATGACACGTGTTGAAAATGTTGTTGCGGAGTTGACCCTTGTTCTCGGAATAAATGACAAGTTGATCCCAGTTATCAAAGATGCAGCTGCATTGGCTATGTCAGATCTTGCCACTTCCATTGTTACAGAGTTTACTTCACTTGCTGGAATTATGGCACGCCATTATGCATTAAGGGATGGTCTTCCAGAACAG GTTGCAGAGGCACTATTTGAGATAACACTTCCTAGGTTCTCCGGTGATGTGTTCCCAAAAACAGATGCTGGTATAGTCCTCGCGGTTGCTGATAG ATTGGATAGCCTAGTGGGCCTGTTTGGAGCTGGATGTCAACCAAGTTCTTCGAATGATCCATTTGGACTGAGAAGGGTCTCTTATGGACTG GTCCAAATATTGGTTGAGAATAAGATGAACTTTGACCTCACGAAGGCCTTGACCTTAGTGGCAGAGGTGCAACCTATAAGAATAGACAGTGACGTTATAAATGAG GTAGTACAATTTGTAACGCGGAGATTGGAACAACTTTTG GTGGACGAGGGAATTAACTGTGAAATAGTCCGGTCAGTTCTTATCGAGCGTGCAAACTGCCCTTATCTAGCGTCACAAACAGCAGCTGAA ATGGAAGCATTTTCAACAACTGaattttttccaaaaattgTTGAAGCGTATTCAAGGCCAACTCGAATTATACGTGGAAAACAAATTGAGTCTGCTTTGGAG GTTGATGAAAGTGTATTTGAGAAAGATGAAGAAAAAGCTTTGTGGACTTCCTACTTGAAGGTTGCTGATAAGATTCATCCTG GTGTTGATGTTAGAACCTTTGCCGAGGCTTCTCTGCTTTTGATACAACCCCTGGAAGATTTCTTCAACAACGTTTTCGTCATGGCG GAAGATGAGAAAATCCGCAACAATCGGCTGGCGCTGCTAGAAAAGATTGCAGGTTTGACCAAGGGAATAGCTGATCTCTCAGTTTTACCAGGGTTTTAG
- the LOC100824216 gene encoding peroxisomal acyl-coenzyme A oxidase 1 isoform X2, which produces MLILEVFRKDTRTMLPRKELFKDTLKKAAHAWKRIVELRLTEEEANLLRLYVDQPGYVDLHWGMFVPAIKGQGTEEQQKKWLPMAYKFQIIGCYAQTELGHGSNVQGLETTATFDPSTDEFVVHSPTLTSSKWWPGGLGKASTHAVVYARLITEGKDYGIHGFIVQLRSLEDHSPLPGITLGDIGGKFGSGAYNSMDNGVLRFDHVRIPRDQMLMRLSQVTREGKYVHSNVPKQLLYGTMVYVRQTIVADASKALSRAVCIAVRYSAIRKQFGAQAGGPETQVINYKTQQSRLFPLLASAYAFRFVGEWLKWLYTDVTQKLEAKDFSTLPEAHACTAGLKSVTTSATADAIEECRKLCGGHGYLNSSGLPELFAVYVPACTYEGDNVVLLLQVARFLMKTVSQLASGKQPVGTTAYMGNIQYLMQSKCAVNTAEEWLNPAVIKEVFEARALRMAVNCAQNISKAPSQEEGFSELSPDLLEASVAHVQLIIVTKFIEKLQQDIPGHGVKDQLQNLCNIYALHLLHKHLGDFLSTGCVTAKQGALANEQLGKLYAAVRPNAVALVDAFDYTDHYLGSVLGRYDGDVYPALYQEAWKDPLNDTVVPDGYHEHLRPLLKQQLKLSRL; this is translated from the exons ATGCTGATACTTGAG GTGTTCCGCAAGGATACCAGGACGATGCTCCCCAGGAAGGAGCTGTTCAAGGACACGCTCAAAAAGGCCGCACATGCGTGGAAGCGCATCGTCGAGCTACGTCTTACAG AAGAGGAAGCAAATTTGCTGAGGCTATACGTGGACCAGCCTGGTTATGTTGATCTGCATTGG GGCATGTTTGTTCCTGCTATAAAAGGGCAAGGCACTGAAGAGCAGCAGAAGAAGTGGTTACCAATGGCCTACAAGTTCCAAATTATTGGATGCTATGCTCAGACTGAACTCGGTCACGGTTCAAATGTTCAGGGTCTTGAGACAACTGCCACATTTGATCCAAGTACTGATGAGTTTGTTGTGCACAGCCCAACTCTGACCTCCAGCAAG TGGTGGCCTGGTGGCTTAGGAAAAGCTTCCACTCATGCAGTCGTCTATGCTCGTCTGATAACTGAAGGAAAAGACTATGGCATCCATG GTTTCATTGTGCAGTTGCGAAGCTTAGAGGATCACTCTCCGCTTCCTGGCATTACTCTTGGTGATATTGGTGGAAAATTTGGCAGCGGTGCATATAACAGTATGGATAATGGTGTTCTACGATTTGACCACGTGCGCATCCCAAGGGATCAAATGTTGATGAG GCTGTCGCAAGTCACAAGAGAGGGAAAATACGTCCACTCCAATGTTCCAAAGCAGCTGCTTTATGGGACAATGGTTTACGTTCGTCAAACAATTGTTGCGGATGCTTCCAAGGCTTTGTCCCGTGCTGTTTGCATTGCTGTAAGGTATAGCGCTATCCGAAAGCAGTTTGGTGCTCAAGCTGGTGGCCCTGAGACTCAG GTCATCAATTACAAGACTCAACAGAGCAGGCTCTTTCCTTTGCTGGCTTCAGCTTATGCATTTAGATTTGTGGGTGAGTGGCTGAAGTGGTTATACACTGATGTCACACAAAAGCTTGAAGCTAAGGATTTCTCAACACTGCCCGAGGCTCATGCCTGTACTGCTGGGCTGAAGTCTGTGACAACATCTGCAACAGCT GATGCAATTGAAGAATGCCGAAAGCTCTGTGGTGGACATGGTTACCTGAACAGCAGTGGGCTTCCTGAATTGTTTGCAGTCTATGTTCCTGCTTGCACTTATGAAGGAGACAATGTCGTTTTGCTTTTGCAG GTTGCAAGGTTTCTAATGAAGACTGTTTCTCAACTGGCTTCTGGGAAGCAACCTGTTGGGACAACAGCTTACATGGGCAACATACAATATTTGATGCAATCCAAATGTGCTGTAAATACAG CTGAAGAATGGCTTAATCCTGCTGTCATAAAAGAGGTATTTGAAGCTAGGGCTCTGAGGATGGCGGTAAATTGTGCCCAGAACATAAGCAAGGCACCAAGCCAAGAAGAAG GTTTCTCTGAGCTGTCCCCTGATTTGCTCGAGGCTTCCGTGGCTCACGTGCAGTTGATTATTGTGACCAA GTTCATCGAGAAACTGCAGCAGGACATCCCAGGGCATGGCGTGAAGGACCAGCTCCAGAACCTCTGCAACATCTATGCTCTCCACCTTCTCCACAAGCACCTGGGTGACTTCCTCTCGACGGGCTGCGTCACGGCCAAGCAGGGCGCGCTGGCGAACGAGCAGCTTGGAAAGCTCTACGCCGCGGTGCGCCCCAACGCGGTGGCGCTGGTGGACGCGTTCGACTACACAGACCACTACCTGGGGTCTGTCCTGGGGCGGTACGACGGCGACGTGTACCCGGCGCTGTACCAGGAGGCGTGGAAGGACCCCCTGAACGACACGGTGGTGCCCGACGGGTACCACGAGCACCTCCGGCCGCTGCTCAAGCAGCAGCTCAAGCTCTCCAGGCTATAA